From the Bacillota bacterium genome, the window TTTAGGAAGAAGGTTTACTGTGTAGGTTGTTCCTCTATATTGGGCGGTAAACCCTTTTTGGTTCCCATATCCCATAACATTACTAATCATAAGCCCTGTTATTCCGCATTCCTGTAATACGATTTTTAATTCCTCAAGACGCTCCGGTTTGATTATGATTTCTACTTTTTTCATTGTGTTATCTCCTCGCTTTCTTAAAATAATGTTTTAAGATTAACTTGCATTTATCAATTTGGGTATTGCACTTTTTGCTCTTATAAAAAAGGCGCTTGGGTGGAAAATCCACCAGCGCCTTTGCTGAAATTTAATTATAAATCCAGTTTAACACAAAATATGCAATATGTCAAACTAAAAATTGCAAAAAGACCAATAAGAATTAGTTATATTGGTTATAAACACTATAATTATGCAAGTTTACCAAATCAATCTTGCATAATTATAGTGTTATTGTATATATTGCTATAAGGTAGCAATAAAATGATACATTATTGCTTTAATTAAATATTTGGATAAATTATTGTTATTCTTATATAATTATATAGAATATATAATTAGAATATATAATTAGAATATATAATTATGAAAAGCAAGAAGGGTATGCCGTATATTGTAATTCGGAGGTAACAAGCGTGATTATATCAATAATTGCTGCTGTTTCAAAAAATAATGTAATAGGTAAAGACGGAAGAATTCCCTGGAATATTCCAGGAGAAAAGAAGCGCTTTAAGGAACTTACAATTGGTAAAACAATAATAATCGGCAGAAAGTCTTTTGAAGAGATTGGCAAGCCGTTAACAGACAGAACCACCATTGTTGTTTCAAAAACAAAAAAGTTTTTTGCCGAAAACTGTATGACTGTAAATTCACTTGAAGAGGCTTTTGAGTTGCTAAAAAATGAAAAGGAAGTATTTATTGCCGGCGGAGCTCAATTGTATGAAGAAGCTTTGCCATATACAAAATATATTTACTTAACGGTAATTGACAAATATTTTGAAGGAGATGCCTATTTCCCAAGTTTTAACCATGATGATTTTATTATAACCTACGAAAAAAGGGTTGAAGGTCCAATATC encodes:
- a CDS encoding P-II family nitrogen regulator, which codes for MKKVEIIIKPERLEELKIVLQECGITGLMISNVMGYGNQKGFTAQYRGTTYTVNLLPKIRVQTVTSDTIAENIVKAVCSKLAKGDVGDGKIFLYDVADVIRIRTGERGEKAL
- a CDS encoding dihydrofolate reductase — translated: MISIIAAVSKNNVIGKDGRIPWNIPGEKKRFKELTIGKTIIIGRKSFEEIGKPLTDRTTIVVSKTKKFFAENCMTVNSLEEAFELLKNEKEVFIAGGAQLYEEALPYTKYIYLTVIDKYFEGDAYFPSFNHDDFIITYEKRVEGPISYTYYTFERKAMVQKL